In Hymenobacter sp. 5317J-9, the following are encoded in one genomic region:
- a CDS encoding helix-turn-helix domain-containing protein, giving the protein MTIQNDAEYQVGMSRLEALNSDNPAHLAEMEALGNALEAYEDSHGHAPVRPDSLVFRIERYMFEHRLKKQELAQLLGITNSRLSEVLNGKRAVNMDLGRRLYTKLQIPAEFVLMHA; this is encoded by the coding sequence ATGACTATCCAAAATGATGCAGAATACCAGGTTGGTATGAGCCGCTTGGAAGCCCTAAACAGTGATAACCCCGCTCACCTGGCGGAAATGGAAGCGCTGGGCAATGCTCTCGAAGCCTACGAAGACAGCCACGGCCACGCGCCCGTGCGGCCGGATTCGCTTGTTTTCCGCATTGAGCGCTACATGTTTGAGCACCGCCTGAAAAAGCAGGAGCTGGCGCAGTTGCTGGGTATCACCAACAGTCGCTTGAGCGAAGTGCTCAATGGCAAGCGTGCCGTGAACATGGATTTGGGCCGGCGCTTGTACACCAAGCTGCAAATTCCCGCCGAGTTTGTGCTGATGCACGCCTAG
- a CDS encoding type II toxin-antitoxin system HigB family toxin, with protein sequence MNVLTKQELRKYAIEHLDVATAIWELYDDMKAASWANAAEIKAFDPSATHVGNNRWVFNLLRNRYRLVVKINYSKLPDFTGQIFIRFIGTHAEYDRITDIANL encoded by the coding sequence ATGAATGTATTAACTAAGCAAGAATTAAGAAAATATGCGATAGAACACCTAGACGTTGCAACAGCTATTTGGGAACTCTACGATGATATGAAGGCCGCGAGTTGGGCCAATGCTGCTGAGATAAAGGCGTTTGACCCGAGCGCCACCCACGTTGGAAATAACCGTTGGGTCTTTAACCTGCTTCGCAACCGCTACCGCCTGGTGGTCAAGATTAACTACTCAAAGCTGCCGGACTTCACCGGCCAGATTTTTATCCGCTTCATCGGTACCCACGCGGAGTATGACCGTATTACCGATATCGCGAATCTATGA
- a CDS encoding DUF6660 family protein, translating into MRLLALFFAFYFACLSCLSCTDEVPVCKDQQQTTVAASHSDCGAGALGDWCSPLCQCHCCGGAVMPVPLGNQAAYTPPTEWATSLRHGRLVVAAPTRALGSVWQPPQA; encoded by the coding sequence ATGCGCCTGCTCGCCCTGTTTTTTGCCTTCTACTTCGCCTGCCTCTCGTGCCTTTCCTGCACGGACGAAGTACCCGTGTGCAAGGACCAGCAGCAAACAACCGTGGCCGCTTCGCATTCCGATTGCGGGGCCGGCGCGTTGGGCGACTGGTGCTCGCCGCTGTGCCAGTGCCACTGCTGCGGCGGGGCCGTGATGCCCGTACCGCTGGGCAATCAGGCAGCCTATACTCCGCCCACTGAGTGGGCTACCAGCCTCCGGCACGGCCGGCTGGTTGTGGCCGCCCCAACGCGGGCGCTTGGGTCTGTGTGGCAGCCGCCCCAGGCCTAA
- a CDS encoding CusA/CzcA family heavy metal efflux RND transporter: MFDRLIHFSIHNKLIIGLLTLALVAWGGYSLSRLPIDALPDITSNQVVVYTVAPSLAAQEIERLVSFPVEQAMATIPGQVEVRSFSRFGLSVVTVVFEDQTDIYWARTQVSQRLQEAESQIPAGTGRPELAPLSTGLGEVYQYLVRAKPGFEKKYNATELRTIQDWIVRRQLLGTPGVADVSSFGGLLKQYEVALDPERLRSLGVTVNEVYQAVAANNQNAGGAYLDQNPTAAFIRTEGLATSPADIGNIVIRSTRTGLPVLVRDVADVRYGAAVRYGAMTLNDQGEVTGGLVLMLKGANAAEVIQDVQKRMATIRKTLPEGVSVEPFLDRSNLVDRAIHTVSKNLLEGALIVVFVLVLFLGNWRAGLVVASVIPLAMLFAVSMMRLFGVSGNLMSLGAIDFGLIVDGAVIIVEAIIHRLHGGHLVVQGNRLSTEQMNEETYHAASKIRSSAAFGEIIILIVYLPLLALAGIEGKMFRPMAETVAFAILGAFILSLTYVPMMSALALSRSTENKPTISDRMMAFYTRLYHPLLKGALRHQAAVLLTAVGLLVGSFFLFRTLGGEFIPTLTEGDFAVEMRVLTGSSLSYTIEQAQKAGGILKKQFPEVKEVVAKIGAGEIPTDPMPVEAADVMVILKDQKQWTSAPNREELADKMADALSVMPGVTFGFQQPIQMRFNELISGAKQDVVLKIYGEDLQQLADYAQQAGRLVRQVKGAEDVYVEQVTGLPQIVVALDRNRLAQFGLNVADVNRTVQTAFAGETAGQVFEQERRFDLVLRLRQDLRKDINSVRRLFIAAPNGRQVPLEQVASVELREGPNQIQRDDAKRRISVAFNVRGRDVETVVEELQGKIDRQLKFAPGYYTTYGGQFENLRQATDRLSVAVPVALVLIFVLLFFTFRSFKQSVMIFTAIPLSAIGGIAALWLRDMPFSISAGVGFIALFGVAVLNGIVLIGYFNQLKAEGVNDLMERILRGTEVRLRPVLMTATVASLGFLPMALAQSAGAEVQRPLATVVIGGLVSATLLTLLVLPMLYALSERVKAGGANGEPQPEVTSAAPAKSLPVASGLLLLLLGLPLLGRAQGPLTAAQAVSQALQTNGTVLAGTRALEAQQAIRRTAYDFGRTTLTGSYGQYNSLNRDNQFTITQSLALPGVYRSAAGLADARIAGQRAQLAQVQAELRRQVRLSYEQAVHARHRLRVLRGQDSLYSEFLRSANLRFKTGEAARLEPATALVQQGEVRTQLRAARTDFRVAQRQLQALLQVPAAVALADSVLRPLALLGAAQLADTTAPALVDTLLKRTNPQARVLAQQVAERRAETRVEQAAGLPEFTVGYFNQSIIGYQRLDAAGTERYFGGGSRFQGVQAGVAVPLWRRPQKARVQAARLQEQVAQVGFDRYRAELAGQLDELLLRRTEQQQRLAYFESTALPQATVITRLSTIAYKAGETGYSEYLLNLERARRLRLDYLDALLQHNQTVIELEYLLGSQ, encoded by the coding sequence ATGTTCGACCGGCTGATTCATTTTTCTATACACAACAAGCTCATCATCGGGCTGCTAACCCTGGCCCTGGTGGCGTGGGGCGGCTACTCGCTGAGTCGGCTGCCGATTGACGCGCTGCCCGACATTACCAGTAACCAGGTTGTCGTTTACACGGTGGCTCCCTCGCTGGCCGCCCAGGAGATTGAGCGCCTGGTGTCTTTTCCCGTGGAGCAGGCCATGGCCACCATCCCGGGGCAGGTTGAAGTGCGCTCGTTTTCGCGCTTCGGCCTCTCGGTGGTCACCGTCGTGTTCGAGGACCAGACCGACATTTACTGGGCCCGCACGCAAGTATCGCAGCGACTGCAGGAGGCCGAAAGCCAGATTCCGGCCGGCACGGGCCGCCCCGAGCTGGCCCCGCTCAGCACTGGCCTGGGCGAGGTGTACCAGTACCTGGTGCGCGCCAAGCCGGGCTTTGAGAAGAAATACAACGCCACCGAGCTGCGCACCATTCAGGACTGGATAGTGCGTCGGCAGCTGCTGGGCACCCCGGGGGTGGCCGACGTGAGTTCGTTCGGCGGGCTGCTCAAGCAGTACGAGGTGGCCCTCGACCCGGAGCGGCTGCGCTCGCTGGGCGTCACCGTGAACGAGGTGTACCAGGCCGTGGCCGCCAACAACCAGAACGCCGGCGGGGCCTACCTCGACCAGAACCCCACCGCCGCTTTCATCCGCACCGAGGGCCTGGCCACCTCGCCCGCCGACATCGGCAACATCGTCATCCGCAGCACGCGCACCGGCCTGCCCGTGCTGGTGCGCGACGTGGCCGACGTGCGCTACGGCGCGGCCGTGCGCTACGGGGCCATGACCCTCAACGACCAGGGCGAAGTGACCGGCGGCCTGGTGCTCATGCTCAAGGGGGCCAACGCCGCCGAAGTCATCCAGGACGTGCAGAAGCGCATGGCCACCATTCGCAAAACCCTGCCCGAAGGCGTGAGTGTGGAGCCTTTCCTCGACCGCTCTAACCTGGTGGACCGGGCCATTCACACGGTGAGCAAGAACCTGCTGGAAGGGGCGCTAATTGTGGTGTTTGTGCTGGTGCTGTTTCTGGGCAACTGGCGCGCCGGGCTGGTGGTGGCCTCCGTCATTCCGCTGGCCATGCTGTTTGCCGTGAGCATGATGCGCCTGTTTGGCGTGTCGGGCAACCTGATGAGCCTCGGGGCCATTGACTTCGGGCTGATTGTGGACGGGGCCGTCATCATCGTCGAGGCCATCATTCACCGCCTGCACGGCGGGCATCTGGTGGTGCAGGGCAACCGCCTGAGCACCGAGCAGATGAACGAGGAAACCTACCACGCGGCCAGCAAAATCCGCTCCTCGGCCGCGTTCGGCGAAATCATCATCCTCATCGTGTACCTGCCGCTGCTGGCCCTGGCTGGCATCGAGGGCAAGATGTTCCGGCCCATGGCCGAAACCGTGGCCTTCGCCATTCTCGGGGCATTTATCCTGTCCCTGACCTACGTGCCGATGATGTCGGCGTTGGCCCTGAGCCGGTCGACGGAAAACAAACCGACCATTTCCGACCGGATGATGGCCTTTTACACCCGCCTCTACCACCCGCTGCTTAAAGGGGCCTTGCGGCACCAGGCCGCGGTGCTGCTTACGGCCGTGGGCCTGCTGGTGGGAAGCTTTTTCCTGTTTCGCACCCTGGGGGGCGAGTTCATTCCGACGCTGACCGAAGGCGATTTCGCGGTGGAGATGCGCGTGCTCACCGGCTCTTCGCTGAGCTACACCATCGAGCAGGCACAAAAGGCCGGTGGGATTCTCAAAAAGCAGTTTCCCGAAGTCAAGGAAGTAGTCGCCAAAATCGGGGCCGGCGAGATTCCCACCGACCCCATGCCGGTGGAGGCCGCCGACGTGATGGTGATTCTCAAGGACCAGAAGCAATGGACTTCCGCCCCCAACCGCGAAGAGCTGGCCGATAAGATGGCCGATGCCCTAAGCGTCATGCCCGGCGTCACGTTTGGGTTTCAGCAGCCCATCCAGATGCGCTTCAACGAGCTGATTTCGGGGGCCAAGCAGGACGTGGTGCTCAAGATTTACGGGGAGGACCTGCAGCAGCTGGCCGACTACGCCCAGCAGGCCGGCCGGCTCGTGCGCCAGGTGAAGGGGGCCGAAGACGTGTACGTGGAGCAGGTAACGGGCTTGCCCCAGATTGTGGTGGCGCTGGACCGCAACCGCCTCGCCCAGTTCGGCCTGAACGTGGCCGACGTGAACCGCACCGTGCAAACGGCCTTCGCCGGCGAAACCGCCGGTCAAGTCTTCGAGCAGGAGCGGCGCTTCGATTTGGTCCTGCGCCTGCGCCAGGATTTGCGCAAGGACATCAACAGCGTGCGCCGCCTGTTCATCGCCGCCCCCAACGGCCGGCAGGTTCCCCTGGAGCAAGTGGCCAGCGTGGAGCTGCGCGAAGGACCCAACCAGATTCAGCGCGACGACGCCAAGCGCCGCATCAGCGTGGCCTTCAACGTGCGGGGCCGCGACGTGGAAACGGTGGTCGAAGAGCTGCAGGGCAAGATTGACCGGCAGCTCAAGTTTGCCCCCGGCTACTACACCACCTACGGCGGCCAGTTCGAGAACCTGCGCCAGGCCACCGACCGCCTGAGCGTGGCCGTGCCGGTGGCGCTGGTGCTCATCTTCGTGCTGCTGTTCTTCACCTTCCGCTCCTTCAAGCAGTCGGTGATGATTTTTACGGCCATCCCGCTCTCGGCCATCGGCGGCATCGCGGCGCTGTGGCTGCGGGACATGCCCTTTAGTATTTCGGCCGGGGTGGGCTTCATTGCCCTGTTCGGGGTGGCCGTGCTCAACGGCATCGTGCTCATCGGCTATTTCAACCAGCTCAAGGCCGAAGGGGTGAACGACCTGATGGAGCGCATTCTGCGCGGCACCGAAGTGCGCCTGCGGCCGGTGCTGATGACGGCCACCGTGGCCTCGCTCGGCTTCCTGCCCATGGCCCTGGCCCAGTCCGCCGGGGCCGAAGTGCAGCGCCCGCTGGCCACCGTGGTCATCGGCGGACTGGTGTCGGCTACGCTGCTCACACTGCTGGTGCTGCCCATGCTCTACGCCCTTTCCGAGCGCGTGAAGGCCGGTGGCGCGAATGGGGAGCCGCAACCAGAAGTTACTTCCGCTGCCCCCGCGAAAAGCCTGCCCGTGGCCTCGGGGCTGCTTTTGCTGCTGCTCGGCCTGCCGCTGCTGGGTCGGGCGCAGGGGCCGCTGACTGCCGCGCAGGCCGTGAGCCAGGCCCTGCAAACCAACGGCACGGTGCTGGCCGGCACCCGGGCGCTGGAAGCCCAGCAGGCCATCCGCCGCACGGCCTACGACTTCGGCCGCACCACGCTCACCGGCAGCTACGGGCAGTACAACTCCCTGAACCGCGACAACCAGTTCACCATTACCCAGTCGCTGGCTCTGCCCGGCGTTTACCGCAGTGCCGCCGGGCTGGCCGACGCCCGCATTGCCGGCCAGCGGGCGCAATTGGCGCAGGTGCAGGCCGAGCTGCGCCGACAGGTGCGCCTGAGCTACGAGCAGGCCGTGCACGCCCGCCACCGCCTACGGGTGCTGCGGGGCCAGGACAGCCTCTACTCAGAATTTCTGCGCTCGGCCAACCTGCGCTTCAAGACCGGCGAGGCGGCCCGGCTCGAACCCGCCACGGCCCTGGTGCAGCAGGGCGAAGTCCGCACCCAGCTGCGGGCGGCCCGCACCGACTTCCGGGTGGCCCAGCGCCAGCTGCAGGCGCTGCTGCAAGTGCCGGCCGCCGTGGCCCTGGCCGACAGCGTGCTCCGGCCGCTCGCGCTGCTGGGGGCCGCCCAGCTGGCCGACACCACGGCCCCGGCGCTGGTCGATACGCTGCTGAAGCGCACCAACCCGCAGGCGCGGGTGCTGGCCCAGCAGGTAGCCGAGCGTCGCGCCGAAACCCGGGTAGAGCAGGCGGCCGGGCTGCCCGAGTTCACTGTGGGCTACTTCAACCAGAGCATCATCGGCTACCAGCGCCTTGACGCGGCCGGTACCGAGCGCTACTTCGGCGGGGGCTCCCGCTTCCAGGGCGTGCAGGCCGGGGTGGCCGTGCCCTTGTGGCGGCGGCCCCAAAAAGCGCGGGTGCAGGCCGCCCGCCTGCAGGAGCAGGTGGCCCAGGTCGGCTTCGACCGCTACCGGGCCGAGTTGGCCGGCCAGCTCGATGAGCTGCTGCTGCGGCGCACCGAGCAGCAGCAGCGCCTGGCCTACTTCGAAAGCACGGCCCTGCCGCAGGCCACGGTCATCACCCGCCTGTCGACGATTGCCTACAAGGCCGGCGAAACCGGCTACTCCGAATACCTGCTCAACCTGGAGCGCGCCCGCCGCCTGCGCCTCGACTACCTCGACGCGCTGCTGCAACACAACCAGACCGTTATCGAACTGGAATACCTCCTGGGCAGCCAGTAG
- a CDS encoding efflux RND transporter periplasmic adaptor subunit, with amino-acid sequence MRYLALPLVLLGLLSGCGSKEAPTEKEETAAATPGGEAAEKDPADRVTLTAAEQQVGGVRLGSLTERPMSGGLKVNGVLDVPPENLVSVSAPLGGFVDRTDLLQGSRVRAGQVLAVIRNPDFVQLQQDYQETRSQLKFAKAEYERQGELYRQEVAPQKNFQRAQAEYEALQVKTNAQAARLRLAGLPIGGTIVSTAILRAPKGGFVKAVNVSIGQSVTPTDVLFEIVNPEHLHVELTVFEKDIPQVKEKQLVRFSLGNDSLTRERTAHVYLISKTISDERTVRVHAHLDREDEQLLPGTFVRAVIETNRVTVPTLPEKAVVQYGAQSYVFVATDSGPAAGRATYRLVPVTRGVSEDGYTEFHLPAAEQGKPLRFVVEGAYALLGKLKNAEEEE; translated from the coding sequence ATGCGATACCTAGCCCTCCCCCTGGTGCTGCTCGGCCTGCTAAGCGGCTGCGGCTCCAAGGAAGCCCCCACGGAAAAAGAAGAAACGGCCGCCGCCACTCCCGGCGGGGAAGCAGCCGAGAAAGACCCCGCCGACCGCGTCACGCTCACCGCTGCCGAGCAGCAGGTGGGCGGCGTGCGCCTGGGCTCCCTCACCGAGCGCCCCATGAGCGGGGGGCTGAAAGTGAACGGCGTGCTCGACGTGCCGCCCGAAAACCTGGTATCGGTCAGCGCCCCGCTGGGCGGCTTTGTGGACCGGACCGACCTGCTGCAAGGCTCGCGGGTGCGCGCCGGCCAGGTGCTGGCCGTCATCCGCAACCCCGACTTCGTGCAGTTGCAGCAGGACTACCAGGAAACCCGCAGCCAGCTCAAGTTTGCGAAAGCTGAATACGAGCGCCAGGGCGAGCTATACCGGCAGGAGGTAGCGCCCCAAAAGAACTTCCAGCGTGCCCAGGCCGAGTACGAGGCCCTGCAAGTGAAAACCAATGCCCAGGCCGCCCGCCTGCGTCTGGCCGGCCTGCCCATTGGCGGGACCATCGTGAGCACGGCCATCCTGCGGGCCCCTAAAGGTGGCTTCGTGAAGGCCGTGAATGTGAGCATCGGCCAGAGCGTGACGCCCACCGACGTGCTGTTTGAAATCGTCAACCCCGAGCACCTACACGTCGAGCTGACCGTGTTTGAAAAGGACATTCCGCAGGTGAAGGAAAAACAGCTGGTGCGCTTTTCCCTGGGCAACGACTCGCTGACCCGGGAGCGCACAGCCCATGTGTACCTCATCAGCAAAACCATCAGCGACGAGCGCACCGTGCGGGTGCACGCCCACCTGGACCGGGAAGACGAGCAGCTGCTGCCGGGCACCTTCGTGCGGGCCGTCATCGAAACCAACCGCGTGACCGTGCCCACCCTGCCGGAAAAAGCGGTGGTGCAGTACGGGGCCCAGTCCTACGTGTTCGTGGCCACCGATTCGGGCCCGGCCGCCGGCCGGGCCACCTACCGCCTCGTGCCCGTGACGCGGGGCGTAAGCGAAGACGGCTACACCGAGTTTCACCTGCCCGCGGCCGAGCAGGGCAAACCGCTGCGCTTTGTCGTAGAGGGGGCTTACGCCTTGCTGGGCAAGCTCAAAAACGCCGAGGAGGAAGAATAA
- a CDS encoding HNH endonuclease: protein MAKKNPSISREIVGIKLPARMKIDSLKTSIRRAFINTIVPEVRPTAAQEAAWRAQLGIAPLAVDGLGCVYCGRPATQLDHFRNLTAADGRPSGYITDIYNLVPCCSTCNSSKAGKHWKIWMTSNAANAPNKRLSATELADRVAVLDRFEVWSTPLATRLDVLALIGVSEWEQYEADVAAVVVLLQAARQRSDRFHLLLQQAYAEALVPAAQPIPTAVSPTGLH from the coding sequence ATGGCCAAGAAAAACCCCAGCATCAGCCGAGAAATCGTGGGCATCAAGCTGCCCGCCCGCATGAAAATAGATAGCCTGAAAACGTCTATCAGACGGGCCTTCATCAACACCATCGTCCCGGAAGTCCGGCCTACGGCTGCCCAAGAGGCCGCTTGGCGAGCGCAGTTGGGCATTGCCCCGTTGGCAGTTGATGGACTCGGGTGCGTGTACTGCGGCCGACCCGCCACGCAACTCGACCACTTCCGCAACCTAACTGCGGCGGACGGCCGCCCCTCTGGCTACATCACCGACATCTATAACCTAGTGCCGTGCTGTAGTACCTGCAACAGCTCGAAGGCGGGCAAGCATTGGAAAATCTGGATGACGAGCAATGCCGCCAACGCGCCCAATAAAAGACTTAGCGCAACCGAGCTAGCAGACAGAGTGGCGGTGCTGGACCGGTTTGAGGTGTGGTCGACGCCGCTGGCAACGCGGCTTGATGTGCTGGCTCTGATTGGGGTATCCGAATGGGAGCAATACGAAGCCGACGTTGCTGCTGTGGTCGTGCTGCTGCAAGCCGCCCGCCAACGCAGCGACCGGTTTCACCTTCTCTTACAACAGGCTTACGCCGAGGCGCTGGTGCCGGCCGCGCAGCCAATCCCAACCGCTGTAAGCCCGACCGGGCTTCATTAA
- a CDS encoding heavy metal translocating P-type ATPase, with translation MPEPASSNTDEPLNTAKQVNPANAGAVSRAQLTPQAAAAPQGHDVPGHDHGGGNDGHHHGPDATNPYLVPGISFALLLAGIALDYYKVGFFSGYVRLVWYGLAFVLVGWKVVKAAVLSIPSGNIFNEFLLMSLATLGAFAIGEYPEGVAVMLFYTVGELFQDAAVNRAKRSIKALLEIQATEVTVVRGGQPLVLDPKAVQVGDVMEVKPGEKVALDGTLNGKAASFNTAALTGESAPQTKQPGEAVLAGMINLESLIQVTVTTAFKDTKLSKILAMVQDAVGRKAKTQQFITKFAKIYTPIVVGLAVLLIVVPYFLVSDYVFRDWLYRALVFLVISCPCALVISIPLGYFGGIGAASKAGILFKGSNFLDVLREIDTVVMDKTGTLTQGVFAVQQVQPAAGTTPEQLLRLVGALETKSTHPIAKAVVAHVGAAAAGVPVDNVEEIAGHGLRGKVDGRDVLAGNTKLLTKFSVAYPPEVDQVVDSIVVAAVDGKYAGYLTVADAPKEDAARAVQELKADGISKLVMLSGDKDSIVQRVAKELGITEAHGGLLPEDKAKYVQQYLTEGRKLTFVGDGVNDAPVVALADVGIAMGGLGSDATIDTADVVIQTDHPSKIATARRIARATHRVVWQNIWLAFFVKGIVLALGAGGVATMWEAVFADVGVALLAILNAVRIQRMKF, from the coding sequence ATGCCTGAACCTGCTTCTTCTAACACCGATGAGCCGTTGAACACGGCCAAGCAGGTTAACCCTGCCAACGCGGGGGCGGTGAGCCGCGCCCAGCTCACACCCCAGGCCGCCGCCGCACCCCAGGGCCACGACGTGCCCGGCCACGACCACGGCGGCGGGAACGACGGCCACCACCACGGCCCGGACGCCACTAACCCTTACCTCGTGCCGGGCATCAGCTTCGCGCTGCTGCTAGCCGGCATTGCGCTGGACTACTATAAAGTCGGTTTTTTCAGCGGCTACGTGCGCCTGGTTTGGTACGGACTGGCCTTCGTGCTGGTAGGCTGGAAGGTTGTGAAAGCCGCCGTGCTCAGCATTCCCAGCGGCAACATCTTCAACGAGTTTCTACTCATGAGCCTGGCCACGCTCGGGGCCTTTGCCATTGGCGAGTACCCGGAAGGGGTAGCCGTGATGCTGTTCTACACCGTGGGCGAGCTGTTTCAGGACGCGGCCGTGAACCGGGCCAAGCGCAGCATCAAGGCCCTGCTCGAAATTCAGGCCACCGAAGTGACCGTGGTGCGCGGCGGCCAGCCTCTGGTGCTCGACCCCAAAGCGGTGCAGGTAGGCGACGTGATGGAAGTCAAGCCCGGCGAGAAAGTAGCCCTCGATGGCACCCTCAACGGTAAGGCGGCCAGCTTTAACACGGCCGCCCTCACCGGCGAGTCGGCCCCGCAAACCAAGCAGCCGGGCGAAGCGGTGCTGGCCGGCATGATTAACCTGGAATCCCTGATTCAGGTGACGGTGACGACCGCTTTTAAGGACACCAAGCTCTCGAAAATCCTGGCCATGGTGCAGGACGCGGTGGGCCGCAAAGCCAAAACGCAGCAGTTCATCACCAAGTTTGCCAAAATCTATACCCCCATCGTGGTAGGGCTGGCCGTGCTGCTGATTGTGGTGCCCTACTTTCTGGTGAGCGACTACGTGTTCCGCGACTGGCTCTACCGGGCGCTGGTGTTTCTGGTCATTTCCTGCCCCTGCGCGCTGGTCATCAGCATTCCGCTGGGCTACTTCGGCGGCATCGGTGCGGCCTCGAAAGCGGGCATCCTGTTTAAGGGCTCCAACTTCCTGGACGTGCTGCGCGAAATTGATACCGTGGTAATGGACAAGACCGGCACGCTCACGCAGGGGGTGTTTGCCGTGCAGCAGGTGCAGCCGGCGGCCGGCACTACCCCCGAGCAGCTGCTGCGCCTAGTGGGGGCGCTGGAAACCAAATCGACGCACCCCATTGCCAAGGCGGTGGTGGCCCACGTCGGGGCGGCCGCGGCGGGCGTGCCCGTCGATAATGTGGAGGAAATTGCCGGCCACGGCCTGCGCGGCAAGGTGGACGGCCGCGACGTACTGGCGGGCAACACCAAGCTGCTGACTAAGTTCAGCGTGGCCTACCCGCCCGAAGTCGACCAAGTGGTGGACAGCATTGTGGTAGCGGCCGTGGACGGAAAATATGCCGGCTACCTCACGGTGGCTGACGCCCCGAAAGAGGACGCGGCCCGCGCCGTGCAGGAGCTGAAAGCCGACGGCATCAGCAAGCTGGTCATGCTCTCCGGCGACAAGGACAGCATCGTGCAGCGCGTAGCCAAAGAGTTAGGAATCACCGAAGCCCACGGCGGGCTGCTGCCCGAAGACAAGGCCAAATACGTGCAACAGTATCTCACCGAGGGCCGCAAGCTGACCTTCGTGGGCGACGGGGTGAACGATGCTCCGGTAGTGGCCCTGGCCGACGTGGGCATTGCCATGGGCGGGCTGGGCTCCGATGCCACCATCGATACGGCCGACGTAGTGATTCAAACCGACCACCCGAGCAAGATTGCCACGGCCCGCCGCATTGCCCGCGCCACCCATCGCGTGGTGTGGCAGAATATCTGGCTGGCCTTTTTTGTGAAAGGCATCGTGCTGGCGCTGGGGGCCGGCGGCGTGGCCACCATGTGGGAAGCGGTGTTTGCCGACGTGGGCGTGGCCCTGCTGGCCATTCTCAACGCCGTGCGGATTCAACGCATGAAATTTTAA